One Hermetia illucens chromosome 4, iHerIll2.2.curated.20191125, whole genome shotgun sequence DNA segment encodes these proteins:
- the LOC119654346 gene encoding uncharacterized protein LOC119654346 produces the protein MFSAKSLLIVNVLFVACQALALDYPDNEIAPIEDAFDLEKDNTVIVQGVDNIDNFQKEHPELTLEELDVLSNVRGQMVYTLGNRAAGDRLVGKAARKQTWSTKQNVKIQLTYPSRGVGAMVTYVHIVVNQSTKLGRAYVVKGGLHQHQIGIVVEAYKTKFVDYHVEIYGI, from the exons atgttCTCAGCAAAGTCGTTACTAATCGTCAACGTGCTTTTCGTAGCATGTCAAGCACTCGCGCTAGATTACCCTGATAATGAAATAGCACCAATTGAAGATGCATTCGATTTGGAAAAGGATAATACCGTTATAGTGCAAGGCGTTGACAATATTGACAACTTTCAAAAGGAACATCCTGAATTAACCCTAGAAGAATTGGATGTGTTGAGTAATGTTCGCGGACAAATGGTTTACACCCTTGGGAATAGAGCTGCAGGCGATCGATTGGTTGGAAAAGCTGCCAGAAAACAGACATGGTCTACGAAACAGAACGTCAAAATACAGTTGACTTACCCTAGTCGAGGAGTTGGAGCAATGGTGACTTATGTTCACATTGTTGTGAATCAG tCAACCAAGTTGGGACGGGCCTACGTTGTAAAAGGCGGACTTCATCAACACCAAATAGGCATCGTAGTTGAAGCTTATAAAACCAAATTTGTTGATTATCATGTTGAAATTTACGGAATTTAA
- the LOC119655736 gene encoding uncharacterized protein LOC119655736 produces MFVLKSLIIAAMLSVACRAFAVDYNENAIMQIGDLFDVEKNNTILVQTIESVKRFQELHPELTIDEMDMMSNVKGQVVYTLGVRMRGDRLVGTATKNQSWPRPQNVSIQLTYPSQGVGAMVTYVYIVINQSTKLGRAYVVRGGLHQRFITIVIEAYQTTYADYHAQIFGI; encoded by the exons ATGTTTGTGTTAAAATCGCTGATAATCGCAGCCATGCTTTCTGTGGCTTGTCGAGCATTCGCAGTTGACTACAATGAGAACGCTATTATGCAAATCGGAGACTTATTCGATGTGGAAAAAAATAACACAATTTTGGTGCAAACTATCGAAAGTGTGAAACGCTTCCAGGAACTACATCCCGAATTAACCATAGATGAAATGGACATGATGAGTAATGTCAAGGGTCAAGTGGTTTATACTCTTGGAGTCAGAATGAGGGGCGATCGATTAGTCGGTACCGCCACGAAGAATCAATCTTGGCCAAGACCACAAAATGTTAGCATTCAACTAACCTATCCTAGCcaaggtgtgggagccatggTCACATATGTTTACATTGTAATAAATCAG TCGACGAAATTGGGACGAGCTTACGTCGTGCGAGGAGGGCTTCACCAGCGTTTCATTACGATCGTTATCGAAGCTTACCAAACCACTTATGCAGACTACCATGCGCAAATTTTTGGAATTTAA